In Mangrovivirga cuniculi, the following proteins share a genomic window:
- a CDS encoding FUSC family protein: MKTKKLEELSDEELLKEAKKMKSSAMINSLFIGFLMGIVVYSIWKNTYGFLMIIPLFLVYKLVKKPKHDKKELEYLLMKRKLK, translated from the coding sequence ATGAAGACAAAAAAATTAGAAGAACTATCAGATGAAGAATTATTAAAAGAAGCAAAAAAGATGAAATCTTCGGCTATGATCAATTCATTATTTATCGGTTTTCTCATGGGCATCGTTGTTTACAGTATATGGAAAAACACCTATGGCTTCCTGATGATTATACCTTTATTTTTAGTGTATAAATTAGTTAAAAAACCAAAGCACGATAAGAAAGAATTAGAATACCTGCTAATGAAGCGAAAACTGAAATAG
- a CDS encoding cell division protein ZipA C-terminal FtsZ-binding domain-containing protein encodes MRFIILIILGSLMACNSSNKREQMDSEYTISTASESEERAKSVLPHKGKEDVSNILTIELKNPQVSEESEDKEYFANEKFDWILTIESLKESYFKRDSVSKHFDNKWREKHNYSWIYCIPKGDSKWTYFSSSEDESKEYSKVALGWKLYDPLEDPPKVYDEKTLKEYKKSVSKISRKLKSEVVSENYTVEQAVSKSKELSDFVPNNNQYSIIILKAENEFEGEEIWDVMMSLGLKWGDMDLFHWNNDFEYGDDQLISVWTSTNPGYFFPEEIAAGRVQTEDLIFGFSIPRSISPEQILEVMYKATKYAQSRLGGEILNENGHQFNLEIEKTKVNKVVTDLNNNSITPGIGDALYLFQ; translated from the coding sequence ATGAGATTCATAATATTGATAATTTTAGGCTCGTTAATGGCGTGCAACTCTTCAAATAAAAGAGAACAAATGGATTCAGAATATACAATTTCAACTGCATCAGAAAGTGAGGAACGTGCAAAAAGCGTGTTGCCGCATAAAGGAAAAGAAGATGTAAGCAATATTCTAACCATAGAATTAAAAAATCCACAAGTTTCTGAAGAATCAGAAGATAAGGAATATTTTGCGAATGAGAAGTTTGACTGGATTCTAACTATTGAATCACTTAAAGAAAGTTATTTCAAGCGAGATTCTGTATCCAAACACTTCGACAATAAGTGGAGAGAAAAACATAATTACTCATGGATTTACTGTATTCCGAAAGGTGATTCAAAGTGGACGTATTTTAGTTCGAGTGAAGATGAATCAAAAGAATATTCGAAGGTGGCATTAGGTTGGAAACTCTATGACCCATTGGAAGACCCACCAAAAGTCTATGATGAAAAGACTTTAAAAGAATACAAAAAATCTGTTTCTAAGATTTCTCGAAAACTTAAATCAGAAGTGGTTTCAGAGAATTACACAGTTGAACAGGCAGTAAGTAAATCAAAAGAACTTTCTGATTTCGTACCTAACAACAATCAATACTCCATAATCATTTTAAAGGCTGAAAACGAATTTGAAGGAGAAGAAATATGGGACGTTATGATGTCTTTAGGTCTGAAATGGGGAGACATGGACCTATTTCATTGGAATAATGATTTTGAATATGGAGATGATCAATTAATTAGTGTATGGACTAGCACTAATCCAGGCTATTTTTTCCCAGAAGAAATTGCTGCTGGAAGGGTTCAAACTGAAGATCTGATATTTGGGTTTAGTATTCCTCGTTCTATCTCTCCAGAGCAAATATTGGAAGTTATGTATAAGGCAACAAAATACGCTCAATCGAGATTAGGCGGGGAAATTTTAAACGAAAATGGCCATCAATTTAATCTTGAAATAGAGAAAACAAAGGTTAACAAGGTAGTTACAGATTTAAACAATAACTCTATTACACCCGGAATAGGTGATGCGTTGTATCTATTCCAATAG
- a CDS encoding TlpA family protein disulfide reductase, whose product MKKTAITLFLGIIASSIIMGLMFYFFLFLNPLNIHEVNSLKWIPVLIAVTGIFISGKINKETPVKYLPFLLIPFIIFKLFNFAYFPFILILIAVGAITLFLTRNHKKPGYKTIGWVGVTGVFVFFLISQPLILEKEDFGYDKNGEIINASIIWSISEERVDLPDHVLFDKNDDAFNIGKIVGQKYLITFWATWCAPCLKEKPELDKLKKEFANKSSLKFIDVSFDNDRNKWENFLNNKQPLGKQLISENQQSTSREFNFNGIPMHILVSEDGTYKKYRSLEAVKNVIKRDSK is encoded by the coding sequence ATGAAAAAAACTGCAATAACACTATTTTTAGGGATTATAGCTTCATCAATCATTATGGGCTTAATGTTCTATTTTTTTCTTTTTCTTAATCCACTAAATATACATGAAGTCAATTCATTAAAATGGATTCCTGTTCTAATTGCGGTAACAGGAATATTTATAAGTGGAAAAATAAATAAAGAAACTCCGGTAAAATATCTTCCTTTTTTATTAATCCCATTCATCATTTTTAAACTATTTAATTTTGCATATTTTCCATTTATTTTAATCCTGATAGCTGTAGGAGCTATTACTTTATTTCTTACCAGGAATCACAAAAAACCTGGATACAAAACTATTGGTTGGGTTGGAGTGACAGGTGTTTTTGTATTCTTTCTCATTTCCCAGCCTCTCATATTAGAAAAAGAAGATTTTGGTTACGATAAAAATGGAGAAATAATTAATGCAAGTATAATATGGTCAATTAGTGAAGAACGCGTTGATTTGCCTGATCACGTATTATTTGATAAAAATGATGATGCGTTTAATATAGGTAAGATCGTCGGACAAAAATATTTAATTACTTTCTGGGCAACCTGGTGTGCCCCCTGCTTAAAAGAAAAGCCTGAATTAGATAAATTAAAAAAAGAATTTGCCAATAAAAGCAGTCTCAAATTTATTGACGTATCATTTGATAACGACAGGAATAAATGGGAGAATTTTTTAAACAATAAGCAGCCGTTGGGGAAACAACTAATTTCAGAAAATCAACAAAGCACAAGCAGAGAATTCAATTTCAATGGAATCCCAATGCATATTTTAGTTAGTGAGGATGGCACTTATAAAAAATATCGCTCATTAGAAGCTGTAAAAAACGTAATTAAAAGAGATAGTAAATAG
- a CDS encoding YciI family protein: MKKFLLLLHEDIEKLNSLSPKEMEELVKAHMAWANKLSEANHLISGDGLKDSGVLIQGKDSVVKDGLYMESKELIGGYYLLQAENLDTVVQIAKECPCHLWGGTTEIRPIMEMDDYEQ; the protein is encoded by the coding sequence ATGAAAAAATTTCTATTATTACTCCACGAAGACATTGAAAAGTTAAATAGTTTATCTCCAAAAGAAATGGAGGAACTGGTCAAAGCACATATGGCATGGGCTAATAAACTTTCAGAAGCTAATCATCTAATTTCAGGTGACGGATTGAAAGATTCAGGAGTCCTCATCCAGGGAAAAGACAGCGTTGTAAAAGATGGACTATACATGGAATCGAAAGAATTGATTGGTGGATATTACCTATTACAGGCTGAAAATCTGGATACCGTTGTTCAAATCGCCAAAGAATGCCCTTGCCATCTATGGGGAGGAACAACGGAAATCAGACCAATTATGGAAATGGATGACTATGAGCAATAA
- a CDS encoding sigma-70 family RNA polymerase sigma factor, whose product MSNNTHKEIESNFRAIYGKLFSVLINRFGVKYFNEIEDALQNAFLKSLKTWHAKTPDKIDNWLFIVARNDVINQIKRKNGSPYQSFGNNIDENWEDTDLRLQTILFISSSKIISTQAKVVFILKNIFGLNVREISETTFLSQEAIYKSIKRAKSTLKNEFAGTTIDIITDEADLSTISTVEDILYGVFNIGYDSFNKKTHSIVDEDLCLEALALGKLLYEKHSQVSTKNLLSLFCFHIARIPSKVINGKFIPFFKQDKTKWNNEMIYMGFRYLQKPEELNRYYIEALITSKYMTAESYDTDHWNDIVSLYELLTRHHPSPIVKLNLCYGLYKAKQKEHVLDLLAEIESDLPSGHIYFSLIKAELLREKTPLEADKIVKTVLDKIDQSVRREFILANKLIAL is encoded by the coding sequence ATGAGCAATAATACTCACAAGGAGATCGAATCCAATTTCCGGGCAATATATGGAAAACTGTTTTCTGTTCTTATTAACCGGTTTGGTGTGAAATATTTCAACGAAATCGAAGATGCGCTTCAAAATGCTTTCTTAAAGTCGTTAAAAACATGGCATGCCAAAACCCCTGATAAAATCGATAACTGGCTATTCATTGTTGCCCGTAATGATGTCATTAACCAAATCAAACGAAAAAACGGATCACCTTATCAGTCCTTTGGAAACAATATAGATGAAAATTGGGAAGATACAGACTTAAGACTCCAGACTATATTATTTATTTCGTCATCAAAAATTATCTCTACCCAGGCTAAAGTAGTATTCATCCTTAAAAATATATTTGGACTCAATGTCCGTGAGATCAGCGAAACTACTTTCTTAAGCCAGGAGGCCATTTATAAAAGTATAAAACGGGCTAAAAGCACTTTAAAAAATGAATTTGCTGGTACAACTATCGACATCATTACCGACGAAGCCGACTTATCCACGATTAGTACAGTGGAAGATATACTTTATGGAGTCTTTAACATTGGCTACGATTCGTTTAATAAAAAAACACATTCGATTGTCGATGAAGACCTATGCCTGGAAGCCCTGGCACTTGGTAAATTATTGTATGAAAAACACAGCCAGGTCTCGACTAAAAATTTACTCTCCTTGTTTTGCTTTCACATTGCCCGAATACCATCGAAAGTAATCAATGGAAAATTCATCCCGTTTTTTAAACAAGACAAAACCAAATGGAATAATGAGATGATATATATGGGGTTCCGTTATTTACAAAAGCCTGAGGAACTGAACCGATATTATATTGAGGCGCTAATAACCAGTAAATATATGACAGCTGAATCCTATGATACTGATCATTGGAATGACATAGTTAGCCTTTACGAGCTGCTAACCAGGCACCACCCCTCACCCATCGTCAAATTAAATCTTTGCTATGGGTTATATAAAGCAAAACAAAAGGAACACGTCCTTGATTTATTGGCTGAAATTGAAAGTGATCTTCCTTCCGGCCACATCTATTTTTCATTAATCAAAGCAGAATTACTACGAGAAAAAACACCACTGGAGGCTGATAAAATCGTCAAAACCGTTTTGGACAAAATAGATCAATCCGTCAGGAGAGAATTTATTTTAGCAAACAAACTAATTGCATTATAA
- a CDS encoding S41 family peptidase codes for MKKVIISIFFLLGQISVSGQNMGKEHVLEDLKNLRNNIQQYNPSLEKYNPDFENLSMEIIQSVQKDSISIFDYFSLVSELCALSNEGHFTLGNWQDSIHKCIPESKCPYFPVSVKLISNQLYVWNDYSNEQLLKSGDKIISINGQTSDEIIKKLQKVIPSDGDILTYSNKNIEIGFAWLYFFYIEQTDMFKLEYLRPNQGVKSVTIQALLKSEQISNFKKHFKNDDINQGNELNAFYDLQLKEGYAFIKLPSFDYKKVNQYKVKSKKLYKSIFRELADKKITNLVIDLRDNTGGRNEFADDMVPYILKPENADSYLKKTISWEGKEKTYKMPSVSKYAFEGTIYVLVNGKTYSAGSSLARFLKEYANAIIIGEETGTRYEGFSAGSIQSVVLPNSKLRIGIPRYHIFYPESEKQNTRNRGIIPDYQINYSFEDIENETDLHFEKALNLIKR; via the coding sequence ATGAAAAAAGTAATAATATCGATATTCTTCTTGCTCGGACAGATATCGGTTTCAGGGCAGAATATGGGTAAAGAACATGTTTTGGAAGACCTGAAAAATCTTCGGAATAATATTCAACAGTATAATCCGTCGTTAGAAAAATATAACCCGGATTTTGAAAATCTTTCGATGGAAATTATACAGTCGGTACAAAAAGATTCCATTTCAATCTTTGACTATTTCTCTTTGGTCAGTGAATTATGCGCTCTAAGCAATGAAGGTCATTTTACACTTGGAAATTGGCAGGACTCTATTCATAAATGTATTCCTGAAAGTAAATGTCCTTATTTTCCTGTATCTGTGAAATTAATTTCAAATCAGCTTTATGTCTGGAATGATTATTCCAATGAACAATTATTAAAAAGTGGTGATAAAATTATTTCTATTAATGGTCAGACCTCAGATGAAATAATAAAAAAATTACAAAAAGTAATTCCTTCAGATGGTGACATTCTAACCTATTCAAACAAGAATATTGAAATCGGATTTGCCTGGTTATACTTTTTTTATATTGAACAAACGGACATGTTTAAGTTAGAATATCTTCGACCAAACCAAGGGGTTAAATCTGTTACTATTCAAGCACTTTTGAAATCTGAACAAATCTCAAATTTCAAAAAACACTTTAAAAACGATGATATAAATCAAGGAAATGAACTCAATGCATTTTATGATTTACAACTTAAAGAAGGATATGCATTTATTAAACTACCCTCTTTCGACTACAAAAAAGTCAATCAATACAAAGTTAAGTCAAAGAAACTTTATAAAAGCATTTTCAGAGAACTGGCAGATAAAAAGATTACCAACCTGGTTATTGATCTGAGAGATAATACAGGCGGACGTAATGAATTTGCAGACGACATGGTTCCATATATTCTTAAACCTGAAAATGCAGATTCGTATTTAAAAAAAACAATTTCATGGGAAGGGAAAGAAAAAACTTATAAAATGCCCAGCGTATCAAAATATGCATTTGAGGGTACAATTTATGTTCTGGTTAATGGAAAAACATATTCAGCAGGTAGCTCGCTTGCTCGATTCCTTAAAGAATATGCAAATGCTATAATTATCGGTGAAGAGACCGGTACGCGTTATGAAGGCTTTTCAGCAGGTTCCATTCAATCTGTTGTACTTCCAAATTCAAAACTAAGAATTGGAATTCCCCGCTATCACATTTTTTATCCTGAATCTGAAAAACAAAATACCCGAAACAGGGGCATTATACCGGATTATCAAATCAATTATTCGTTTGAAGACATAGAAAACGAAACAGACCTTCATTTTGAAAAAGCTTTAAATTTAATAAAAAGATAA
- a CDS encoding S9 family peptidase → MQQISFWQTWIVAGLLMAMSATVTAQEGELTLDDLFATPKLTGITPSRPAWSPNSEHFAFSWSEPEDPGRGLWVSTSDGKDVRLSSNTASGSVREMVWTDANTIVSLRDNNLWQTSLSQGDDFKMMPVEAGAHNLSISPDGNQAAYIQNGDLWLADFHSKQNRQLTRIGIPGLSILQKGRYSRPEREIGPGIWSGPTYKWSPDGKTIAFHVVDRRKVRKVPFPDYLTSETNPNEVRRGYPGDPNEIRRIGLLDVESGNIVYLDLPDPDANQVIDFNWSPGGALLIDTASDTAVERKMFVVAPGESQLREIWRGVRESRMYTSFGSTWHPDGKNVIFLSDMADRYGLYTIDASPSRDRPQLLTDPSYDVLSTPSVAGGALFYAGNGVNPHEQHVYRLNLSGGDPEQMTNLPGRNVGYPSPDGRHLVFMHSNDTSPPELYVVSSEGGDAKRITHSPLPAFTERTWTAAEYVSFPSLVDEYTLHARILKPDNMQPGKKYPVLFGPVYSNTARNRWAGNYSLIQQFLVKKGYIIVQVDSRGSNGYGRAFREEFLLGFADQDIEDYASAVAYMESLSYVDPDRIGIWGSSYGGTLSVYSLLMKPGLFQVGVAAAAAVDPEFFGTDDVAIVRRPQTHPEIFERKALNYAANLEDKLLFIHGIQDQVVPFKTTVELAEELIKQGKDFDFAFAPGATHGWSREPNYNRYLFGKIIEYFDRHLAVPNE, encoded by the coding sequence ATGCAACAAATCTCTTTTTGGCAAACATGGATAGTGGCAGGCTTACTGATGGCGATGTCCGCAACAGTCACAGCACAGGAAGGTGAGCTCACTCTTGATGACCTGTTTGCAACTCCAAAACTCACAGGAATAACCCCGTCTCGTCCTGCGTGGTCACCAAACAGTGAGCACTTCGCCTTTTCCTGGAGTGAACCGGAAGATCCCGGGCGTGGCCTCTGGGTATCCACAAGCGATGGTAAGGACGTGCGCCTCAGTTCCAATACGGCATCCGGGTCAGTGCGCGAAATGGTCTGGACCGACGCGAACACAATTGTCAGCCTGCGAGATAACAATCTATGGCAGACATCGCTGAGCCAGGGAGACGACTTCAAGATGATGCCCGTCGAAGCAGGTGCACATAACCTGTCGATTTCACCAGACGGCAACCAAGCGGCGTACATACAGAACGGTGACCTGTGGCTTGCTGATTTCCATTCCAAACAGAATCGCCAGCTCACCAGGATCGGCATTCCCGGACTCTCGATCTTACAAAAGGGGCGCTACAGCCGACCTGAACGTGAAATTGGTCCGGGTATCTGGAGTGGACCGACATATAAGTGGTCACCGGACGGCAAGACAATCGCATTTCACGTTGTTGACCGGCGCAAGGTGAGAAAGGTGCCGTTCCCGGATTATCTCACTTCCGAAACCAATCCCAACGAAGTGCGCCGGGGTTATCCGGGCGATCCAAATGAGATTCGCAGGATTGGCCTTCTCGATGTAGAAAGCGGTAATATTGTGTACCTCGATTTGCCCGACCCGGACGCCAACCAGGTCATCGATTTCAACTGGTCGCCGGGCGGTGCTCTGCTGATTGATACCGCATCCGATACGGCGGTTGAACGTAAAATGTTCGTCGTTGCACCCGGAGAGAGCCAGCTGCGCGAGATTTGGCGAGGGGTTCGGGAGAGCCGTATGTACACATCGTTTGGATCGACCTGGCATCCCGATGGAAAGAATGTCATTTTCTTAAGCGATATGGCTGATCGATACGGACTTTATACGATCGATGCCTCACCGTCCAGGGATCGGCCGCAGCTGCTGACAGATCCGTCCTACGATGTGCTGTCCACACCAAGTGTTGCTGGTGGCGCGCTGTTTTATGCAGGCAATGGCGTTAATCCGCACGAACAACATGTGTATCGCCTGAATTTGTCCGGTGGCGACCCCGAGCAGATGACGAATCTCCCAGGCCGAAACGTTGGCTACCCTTCACCGGATGGCCGCCACCTGGTATTCATGCACAGCAACGATACATCACCTCCCGAGCTTTACGTGGTAAGCAGCGAGGGTGGTGACGCTAAGCGAATAACCCACTCACCATTACCCGCATTCACGGAGCGAACCTGGACGGCTGCGGAATACGTTAGTTTCCCAAGTCTTGTCGATGAATACACACTGCATGCCCGGATTCTGAAACCAGACAATATGCAGCCCGGTAAGAAGTACCCGGTGCTGTTTGGCCCCGTGTATTCGAATACTGCGAGGAACCGATGGGCAGGTAACTACAGCCTCATACAGCAATTCCTGGTCAAAAAGGGATATATCATAGTGCAGGTAGATTCACGTGGCAGCAACGGTTATGGTCGGGCATTCCGTGAAGAGTTCCTGCTGGGTTTTGCCGACCAGGACATTGAGGATTATGCGAGTGCCGTAGCCTACATGGAATCATTAAGTTATGTTGATCCCGATCGCATCGGTATCTGGGGCAGTAGTTACGGTGGCACACTCTCCGTTTATTCGCTTTTGATGAAGCCAGGCTTATTCCAGGTAGGTGTTGCTGCAGCGGCGGCCGTTGACCCAGAGTTCTTTGGTACGGACGACGTTGCGATTGTTCGTCGCCCACAGACACATCCGGAGATTTTCGAAAGAAAAGCGCTCAACTATGCAGCGAATCTGGAGGACAAACTCCTGTTTATCCACGGCATCCAAGATCAGGTGGTACCATTCAAGACAACGGTCGAGTTAGCTGAAGAACTGATTAAACAGGGCAAGGACTTTGACTTTGCGTTTGCTCCGGGTGCCACGCATGGATGGAGCCGTGAGCCGAATTACAATCGCTACCTTTTTGGCAAGATAATCGAATACTTTGACCGACACCTGGCTGTGCCAAATGAATAG